Proteins found in one Quercus robur chromosome 2, dhQueRobu3.1, whole genome shotgun sequence genomic segment:
- the LOC126701998 gene encoding uncharacterized protein LOC126701998 produces MVRATNSPFISEVLECPVPSKFRLPQLEPFDGLKDPQDHFNTFKTTLGLQQPPDKILCRSFPTTLKGAAREWFTKLPTSSIDSFEQLSNTFLRHFVGGQCPKRPTDHLLTIRQGEKETLRSYVKRFTRETLEVNEVDDKVQLTNFKAGLKSREFVVSLTKNPLKTMAEMLLKAQKYMNIEDALAAIKDVEKQGDIRRKEDNHRGQKNERPNRRTNDRGKRKDEKTPQTPRPLHSSPNVRDKKKYCRFHKDHGHYTKDCRDLKEQIEEFIGKGKLQKYVKNGESSRFRDDNKNQREFSPNDKDRMSQRPPNVIGEIKTITSGPSTGGSFKSLKKAYQRRILVDNGNLANIIYLSTFQQLKLDPGSEDLPETVDSLAGLFGGRLPSSYNVIIGRPTLNHWKAATSTYCLKVKFPIENSVGEVKEDQVLARECYQTVLATKENHTWMIEEKEEDKVEALEIVELVKGKTAKTTRIGTTLSPEMKTRLVQFLKEKLDVFAWSHEDMPGISSKVIQHKLSVDLEMKSV; encoded by the exons ATGGTCAGGGCAACAAACTCGCCCTTCATTTCGGAGGTCTTGGAATGCCCAGTGCCTTCGAAATTTCGGTTGCCTCAGCTTGAACCGTTTGACGGACTTAAAGACCCTCAGGACCACTTCAACACCTTCAAGACGACGCTAGGCCTTCAACAACCTCCTGACAAGATACTGTGTCGTTCCTTCcccaccactctcaaaggagcaGCAAGAGAGTGGTTCACAAAGTTGCCAACTTCGTCCATCGATAGCTTCGAGCAGTTGAGCAACACCTTTTTACGCCACTTCGTCGGGGGACAATGCCCTAAGAGGCCAACAGATCACTTACTCACCATTAGACAAGGGGAGAAAGAAACCCTGAGGTCATACGTGAAACGCTTTACTCGGGAGACCTTGGAAGTAAATGAAGTTGACGACAAGGTGCAGTTGACGAACTTTAAGGCGGGGTTGAAGTCCAGAGAGTTCGTGGTTTCACTCACGAAGAATCCTCTAAAGACGATGGCAGAGATGCTCTTGAAagcacagaagtacatgaacaTTGAAGACGCATTAGCTGCCATAAAGGACGTAGAAAAGCAGGGAGACATACGAAGAAAGGAGGACAAtcatagaggacaaaaaaatgaGCGTCCAAATCGTCGGACCAATGACAGGGGTAAAAGGAAAGACGAAAAAACCCCTCAAACG CCAAGGCCATTACATTCGTCCCCCAACGTCCGTGACAAGAAAAAGTACTGTCGGTTCCACAAGGATCATGGCCACTACACAAAAGATTGCAGAGACCTAAAAGAACAGATAGAGGAGTTTATAGGGAAAGGGAAACTGCAGAAGTATGTGAAAAATGGAGAATCCAGTAGATTCAGAGATGATAACAAGAACCAGCGAGAATTTTCACCCAATGATAAGGATCGCATGTCCCAACGCCCACCAAATGTGATCGGGGAGATCAAGACGATCACAAGTGGCCCATCCACGGGTGGGTCATTCAAATCCCTCAAGAAAGCGTATCAAAG GAGAATCCTCGTGGATAATGGTAACTTGGCAAACATCATCTACCTCTCTACTTTCCAACAGCTGAAGCTAGATCCAGGAAG TGAGGACTTACCTGAGACAGTTGACTCGCTAGCTGGACTTTTTGGTGGTAGACTGCCTTCATCTTACAATGTGATCATTGGGAGACCTACTCTTAACCACTGGAAGGCAGCCACATCTACTTATTGCTTGAAGGTAAAGTTCCCAATAGAGAACAGTGTGGGCGAGGTGAAAGAAGACCAAGTATTAGCCAGGGAATGCTACCAAACAGTGTTAGctacaaaagaaaatcataCCTGGATGATCGAGGAGAAGGAGGAAGATAAAGTGGAAGCCTTGGAGATAGTGGAGTTGGTTAAAGGCAAGACAGCAAAAACAACCAGAATAGGGACGACACTAAGTCCTGAGATGAAGACGAGACTCGTCCAGTTCCTTAAAGAGAAACTGGATGTCTTcgcatggagtcacgaggacatgccaggtATATCCTCAAAAGTCATCCAACATAAGCTAAGTGTGGATCTAGAGATGAAATCCGTCTAG
- the LOC126714517 gene encoding transcription factor ICE1 has protein sequence MLPRATNGVVWTEGGGGEEEDTASWNRTSNNNEGEAHKDEDNNMGVLSGPLSSFKSMLENEWYINSALNPSHQELHLHGLSNPQDVRDIGFCPNPSDNNSLLLHPLDSSSSCSPSQAFTHPFLPQKSCFSSLINAVCTNPFDNAFDLGLETGLLGPFNPGSASNSSALMGFTGLSSQIGGHELSSTSEFQQPTRLLPLSDNSAGLGGGFSPMGLEGFDNDNSVSGSALFLNRGKALRPLEVFPQVGTQPTLFQKRAALRQGAEKLGNLEISGGRYGENSEEDLEKRGRRKKKSSEECDFEEGSLDVSGLNYDSDDFNENDNGIGKMEGNVQIGRSNSNANSTVTGGGDQKGKKKGLPAKNLMAERRRRKKLNDRLYMLRSVVPKISKMDRASILGDAIDYLKELLQRINDLHNELESTPPGSLLPSSTSFHPLTPTPPTLPNRVKEELCPSSLPSPKSQPTRVEVRVREGRAVNIHMFCARRPGLLLSTMRALDNLGLDIQQAVISCFNGFALDVFRAEQCREGQDVLPEQIKAVLLDSAGFHGMM, from the exons ATGCTACCGAGAGCTACAAACGGTGTCGTTTGGacagaaggaggaggaggagaagaagaagacacaGCGTCTTGGAACAGAACTAGCAACAACAATGAAGGAGAGGCTCATAAGGACGAGGACAACAACATGGGTGTTCTAAGTGGTCCTCTTTCTTCCTTCAAATCCATGCTTGAAAATGAGTGGTACATCAACAGCGCTCTCAACCCATCTCATCAGGAACTTCATCTCCATGGCCTTTCAAACCCTCAAGATGTTAGAGACATTGGTTTTTGCCCAAACCCAAGTGACAATAACAGTCTTCTTTTGCACCCTTtggattcttcttcttcttgttctccTTCACAGGCGTTCACTCACCCATTCTTGCCTCAGAAATCTTGTTTCTCTTCGCTTATCAACGCTGTTTGCACCAACCCTTTTGATAATGCTTTCGATTTGGGCCTCGAAACCGGGCTGCTCGGCCCGTTTAACCCTGGTTCTGCTTCTAACTCCTCTGCTTTGATGGGCTTCACTGGGTTGAGTTCTCAGATTGGTGGTCACGAGCTGAGTTCCACCTCCGAGTTTCAACAGCCAACTCGGTTGCTTCCTTTATCAGATAACTCTGCTGGACTTGGTGGTGGGTTTAGCCCTATGGGTCTTGAGGGTTTTGATAATGACAATTCAGTTTCAGGGAGTGCTCTGTTTCTGAACAGAGGAAAGGCTCTGAGACCCCTTGAGGTTTTCCCTCAAGTGGGTACGCAGCCCACACTGTTTCAGAAGCGAGCAGCTCTTCGACAAGGTGCTGAGAAGTTGGGAAATTTGGAGATTTCGGGCGGGAGATATGGCGAAAATTCGGAGGAGGATTTGGAGAAGAGGGGGAGGCGGAAGAAGAAGAGTAGTGAGGAGTGTGATTTTGAGGAAGGAAGCCTTGATGTTTCGGGTTTGAATTACGATTCTGATGACTTTAATGAGAATGATAATGGTATTGGAAAAATGGAGGGGAATGTTCAAATTGGAAGGAGTAATTCTAATGCCAACAGTACTGTTACTGGTGGGGGAGACCAGAAGGGAAAGAAGAAGGGTCTGCCGGCAAAGAATCTTATGGCGGAGAGGAGGCGAAGGAAGAAGCTTAATGATAGGCTCTACATGCTTAGGTCTGTTGTGCCAAAGATTAGCAAG ATGGATAGAGCTTCTATACTTGGGGATGCCATTGACTACTTAAAGGAGCTTCTGCAGAGGATCAATGATCTCCATAATGAACTGGAGTCAACCCCTCCTGGATCTTTGTTGCCATCTTCTACAAGCTTTCATCCTTTGACACCAACTCCTCCTACCCTTCCCAACCGTGTCAAGGAAGAACTTTGCCCAAGCTCCTTGCCAAGCCCTAAAAGCCAACCTACAAGG GTGGAGGTTAGGGTAAGGGAAGGGAGAGCTGTCAATATCCACATGTTTTGTGCCCGGAGACCAGGGCTCTTGCTTTCCACTATGAGGGCGCTGGACAACCTGGGATTGGACATCCAGCAGGCTGTGATTAGTTGTTTCAATGGGTTTGCTTTGGATGTCTTCAGAGCTGAG CAATGCAGGGAAGGCCAGGATGTCTTGCCTGAGCAAATCAAAGCAGTACTTTTGGATTCGGCTGGCTTCCATGGTATGATGTAA